One Nitrospirota bacterium genomic window, GGCGACGAGGTGCCGCATACGCTTGAGGATGTGGGCATGGAATACGAGGTGACCCGTGAGCGGATCAGGCAGATCGAGGTGAAGGCAATACGCAAACTGCGTCATCCTTCAAGGAGCAGGTGGCTCAGGACCTTTATCGAGACGTCATAGGGAGCGCAATCGGCGCTCTCTTGCTCTGTCACCTTGACTAAAAAAAACAGGGGATTTATAGTATCAATTCGCTGCATTAAGCAGCAGCTATGAAACACGGCAGTCACTCATTACCGTTTACGCATCTGCGTTACGGCTTTTTGGGGGCCCATAGCTCAGTTGGTTAGAGCTACCGGCTCATAACCGGTTGGTCCCAGGTTCGAGTCCTGGTGGGCCCACCATACCTCAGGAGGATTGGTGCAGGATCGCATAACGCTACTCGTACAACTGCAGCAGATGGATACCCGCATGCTTGAAAAGCGGAGGTATATCGACAAGGTTCCCCTGCGTATCAGCGAAGTTGATGAACCGTTCAGGAAGGCCAAGGCCGAATGGGAGAAGATGAAGCTGAAGGCCGAGGCTGTAGCAAAGAAGAAGAAGGACAGAGACAAGACCCTCGAGGAAGCCCAGCAGAAGATCGTGAAGATGAGGGGCAGAACATCAGAAATCAAGAACAATAAGGAATATCAGGCCCACCTTAAAGAGATAGAATCATCCGAGAAGGAGATTGCCACGGTTGAGGAACAGATCCTGCAGATCATGACAGAGGTTGATGCCACGCAGAAGGAATATCAGGAATTCGGCGAAAACGTAAAGCGGGAAGAGGAGAATATCCTGGGTTTTAAAAAGGAACTCGAAGCTGACGTAGCGCGCCTGGAACAGGAACTCGGTCAATTGAAGCAGGAGCGGGTAGGTTTGGTTGCGCAGGTCGATGCTGATACCTATAACATGTATCTTAAACTGCTGAGAGACGGCAAGGGTGTTGCCGTTGCGAGGGCTGAAGACAATATATGTCTTGGCTGCGATATGAACATTCCGCCGCAGCTTACGCTGGAGATACGCAAGGGCTCAGAACTGGTACATTGTCCGCAGTGCTATCGGATTCTTTATTGCGAAGATGATTAGTCCGCCTGCTGCCTAAGGCACCTGATGCTGATGTAACGCATCCTCTGCTGACAGTCAGTAAAATACTTCCAAATCTTAAAGAAAATATTATATAATAATTAAAATTTGTTATAGGCTGTCGAAGCAGTACACGCAGCCGCTGTAAAGGCGCATGTCTTTGCAGAGGAAAGTCCGAGCTCCACAGGGCAAGGCGCTTCGTAATGCGGAGTCTTCCGGAAATCCGGGGGAAGGAAAGTGCCACAGAAAGGGAAACCACCCCGTAACAGGGGAAAGGGTGAAAAGGTGCCCGCCTCGGCGGGTCCGCCGCAGGGCGGAAGGTAAGAGCTCACCAGTGTTCCGGGTGACCGGGCAGCTTGGTAAACCCCGCCTGGAGCAAGGCCAAATAGGTTCTGTTTTGAGAGGTGCCCCCTCGAATCCCTTTAGAGGGAGACAGAACGGGTTAGGCCGCATGACCCTGACCGCAATGTCAGGGCTCAGATGAATGGCTGCAGTCCCGCTTAAAGCTCCTACTGTTGGCGGCTTCGCCCAGTGGTGGTTTTTCGGGAACACAGAACTCGGCTTATGGACTGCTTCGGCAGATATTTTTCGAAAAAGGCAAAGGAGCGCTATGGACGACCACAAACTCAAGGTTTTCTGCACAGTGGCTGAGACCAAAAGTTTTTCGAAGACATCTGAGATCATTCACCTTACTCAGCCGGCTGTCAGCCTCCAGATCCAGGCGCTTGAAGAGGTCTATGAAACCAAGCTGTTTGACCGCTCAAGCAGCACCGTGACCCTTACGCCTGCCGGTGAAGTACTCTATAAATACGCCAAGGATATCCTGAGCCTCTATGCCAATGCGCAGAAGATGATCGGCGAACTGACCGGTCTTGTCAAGGGAAGCATCAGTATCGGAGCCAGCTCAACGATCGGCAATTATGTCCTTCCCGGCGTGATAACCGACTTCAAGAAGACCCATCCGAAGATCAAGATCCATCTGCTTGTGGGCAACACGAAGCGTGTTGTTGAAATGCTCAATTCCGGAAACATTGACCTCGGTTTTGTTGAGGGGGAAGTGACGCGCCAGAAGATGGTCGTAGAGAAGATCCTTGCAGACGAACTCATGCTTATTGTGCCTGCATATCATCCCTGGGCGAAGAAAAAGGAGATATCCATCAGTGAACTGACCAAGGAGCCTGTCATATTCAGGGAAGGCGGTTCAGGCACCCGCCAGATGATCGAGAAGTTTCTCGCCATGCACGGACTGGCGCCGCAGGCCATGAAAATATCCATGGTATTGGGCAGCACCGAAGCGATCAAAGAGGCTGTCGAAAACGGTCTCGGCGTCTCGATTATTTCCCGATGGGCAGCCCGCAAGGAAAACAAATATGGTACGTTGAATTTCCTGAAGATCAAAGAGCAGAAGATGATGAGGGAGTTCTCTCTGATCGCGAACAAGAGCGCCGTTTTGACCCATGCGGCGGATGAGTTCCTTACGTATCTGAAATCGTACCCGTTTGCAAAACTCCTCGCATAATTCCGGGGCGGACTCTGCAGTCGCTTATAAAGCACTGGCAGTGTTGCAGGCTCGCCTGCTTCCGATTAATACATAACCTTTGCTGTTGCCACTCTCTTTGTCGCATAGATCCTGAAGTCAATATCTCTGAATATGCCGGTCTTTTTTTCGAGGGAGTCGACTGCTGCGTTCCGTATCGTTCCCCTGTCGATGTCCCGGCAGAGTGCAAAAAAATTGTTGATATGCTCCCTGAATTTGGCTTCTCCGAACTGGGCTGCTGAGCCCATTTTCATCATAAACGGCCAGTCGCTCGCCTGGGCAAGCAACAGTTCTCTGAGTGCCTGATTGAGCGCCCGCTGCAGCAACCCCTCTGCTTTATGGTGCTGCCGTGAAAGCGCCGACATCCTTTCCGAGGCTTTTTTCAGATGGCGGTACACCCAACTGTTTGACGGGTCGAGCCAGACAGTGCTATACCCGTTTTTCCCCCAGCTTGAGGCCGAAGGCGTGACCGTCTCCAGCACCCTGTTTTCAGCGCAGAATTCAGACGGTGTTATGAATCGGAAGGGCCTCTTTTGCAAAGAGAGATTCCTCAGGACAAAGCGCAGCTATTCAGGGCCTGCATGCCACCAGTGCCCGAGTTTTTCCCTGAGAAAAAGGACCTGCTTTTCGCGCTCCTGCATGAAGTGTTCGGCATGGAGGGCTGCCTTTCTTAATCCCTGCTCCCTGTCATAGAGCTCTTTGTTCTCTGTTTAACCGGTGATACGAAAATATTTCATGCCGGTGAAGGTCCTGGTGCCTCCCGGGAGATAGGGCTTCAGGTATTCATGGTCCAGATCAAAGCCGATATCGCGATAAAAGTCGCGGTAATCAACATCTCCCGGGTATCCGTCCCGGGAACTCCAGACCTGCTTTGCCGATTCCGTATCGCGTCCAAAGGCGATTGGTCCTGCAGGGGTCCTGACAGGGCGGTAGATGCTTTTCTTCGGCTTTGGTGAGGCGTTAAGCAGTCCGTGGCTTTCGAGAAAGAAATAGTTGAGGCCTGCTTCCGTAAGCAGGTTATCCAGTCCCGGTGCATATCCGCATTCAGGCAACCATATGCCGGAAGGTACTGCCGCAAAATGCCGTTTGAATGTGCTGACGCCGAGTGCCAGCTGAGCCCGAACGCTGGCAGGCTCTGACATATGCAGAGGCAGATAGGCATGGGTGGCAGCGCTGGTGATAAGTTCAACCTTTCCCGATTCATAGATTGAGCGGAACGCGGCGATGAGGTCTTTTCGATAGGTATCTTCAAAGAGGCTTTTTGTCCTGAGGAATCTGTCAAAGTACATCTGAGCAAGACGTGCAAGGGCCGGCTCGCTCCGTGTCCGCGACAGCTCCCGTTCAGCAAGCTCAATGCGGCTGTCCAGATACTGCTGAAAACGCGTCATGAGCAGCGTGTCGCTCAGCATCTCAAGCAGTGACGGCGTAAGTGAGAGCGTTATTCTGAAGTCGGTCCTATCATTGAGGAGGTCGTCAAAGACCGCAAGCAGGGGGATATAGGATTCGATGATCGCTTCGTGGAGCCAGAGCTCTTCAAGATGCTGCTCATGTTCAGGATACCGGATGTAGGGGAGATGCGCATGCAGCAGCAGCAGGAGATATCCCTCTGTCTTTGCCCGGTTAACTATGGTCACAGTTAGGAATAATACAAGATACCCGCTGTTCAGGCAAGCTTGCTATTGCGGATGCAACATGCAATTATAGAATACCTTACGAATGGAGAGCTGCCATGTATATATTTCTGAATGACAGGGTCGTGCCTGAGCATGAGGCCACGGTCTCTGTTTTTGACCACGGATTTCTTTACGGAGACGGCATTTACGAGACCATGCGTGGCTATGACGGCATTGTCTTTATGCTGGATCGACATATCGAGAGGCTTAACCGCTCGGCATCCCTGATACAACTGACTGTCCCTTCCCCTGATGTTATTCGAGAAGCAGTGTATGAGACAATCCGGGCCAACGCGCTCAGAAGTGTTTATGTCAGAATCACCGTATCGCGCGGTAAAGGCCCGATAGGGCTTGATCCTGCGCTCTGTCCAAAGCCCACCTTTGTAGTGATCGCCGAGGATTTCAGGGAATATCCGGAGAAGTATTACGACGAGGGAGTAAAATTCATCGTCGCGAAGACCCGCAGAAACCTCATTGAAGCGCTTAATCCAAAAATAAAGTCTCTGAACTTTCTGAATAATATCCTTGCCAAGATCGAGGCAAAAGAGCAGGGGGCCTATGAAGCGCTCATGCTTAACGCCGATGGGTTGATATCGGAAGGCACGGTCTGCAATATCTTTTTTGTCAGGGACAATGTCCTCTGCACGCCTTCTGTTGAGATGGGTGTGCTTGACGGCATCACGCGGGAGCTCGTCATAGACCTGGCGAAGGAGACGGGCATGCAGGTCAGGGAAGGGAGTTTTCGTCCGGAGGACCTCTTCAGCGCATCAGAGGTTTTTTTTACCAATACCACCAGCGAGGTCATGCCGGTCTGCCAGGTCAATGACGTGGCATATGCTCCGGGAAAGGTGGCAAAGAGACTGCGTCAATTGTATCGGGGGAGAGTCGAAAAGGCAGTAAGGGCTGAGTGAGGGTGACGCGCGGCTCACTCAGGCGTTGTTACAAACAGATAGACGGAAGCAGAACCGAAAAGAACCGGCACCAGCCATGAAGCGATGAAAGGCGGAAGAATGCCTGCGTACCCTATGGACAGGGTAAAAGTATAACCGAACCAGTAGAGAAGGCTCACGCCAAGTCCGAGGCCTGCGGTAAAGAGTCCTCCACCCATTCGGGCCCGGCCTGCCAGAGAGATGCCAAGGAGCATCATGACGGCATTGATCAGGGGAAAAGAGACCTTTGAATTGAGGTCGACAATAAGTTTCATATTGCTGAAGCCGGCATTTTTGAGCCTCTGAATGTAGCGGTAGAGTTCTGCGATGCCCATCTCATCGGATGCTTTCATCTCCTTTGAAAAGATATCCGGAGAATCAAGGTCAGGGTAATTCATACGGCTGATTTTTGTCGTCTTTCCCGTTTTGCTGTCGTACTGTGATGCCTCCTCAAAGAGCCACTGCTGCTGTTCGGTCTGCCAGATTGCACGCTTTGCCGTAATCACGCTTTCCAAAAAGTCCTTGCCATTGATAAAGATGCTCACGTTTTGAGCGATCTTTTCTTCCGGGATGTAAAGCTCTATTTTTACGGGATTGCCCTTACGGTCCTTGATCCAGGTGGTGCCGTCAGAAAGAGCCGATTTTTTTTCTTTCCCCTCCAGTTTTATCTTTAATACGGCTGAACGCTGCGCGAAGTCAGGGACCGCAAACTCGCCGATGGCAAAGGCGGCGATGCTCAGCACTGCACCGGTCATGACAAAGGGGTAGAACAGATCGCGCATTCTTCCGCCTGCAGCCCGTATTGCGGTTATCTCTTTTCTGCGCGCTGCCTGACTGAACGTGAAGAGGCTGCAGATAAGCACGGACATTGGAAGCAGATACAGGAAGAACCGGGGTATGCCATAGACTGCATAGAAGATGAGAGATCCGACAGACGGCTTGTTCGGCAGGAAGTCATCGATCTTGCCGATCAGGTCAATAAGGCTGAAGAGGAGCGAGAGGCCGAGTGAAATCAGAAGAAGCAGTCTGAGGAAATCGGCAAGGTACAGCCGCTGTATGATCTTCATCGCAGACTTTCTTTCCGGAACATGACAGCGGAGAAGACCCCCATCAGGATCGTGGCAAGCCATGCGCCTGCGTAGTGAGGCATTTTGCCGGCATTGACCAGGTTTTCGCCGTAGATGAGCAGGGTGTAATAGAGGGTAAAGACAAAAAGTCCAAGGGCAAGGCCGCCCAGTTTTCCGGATCTGCCTGAGGCAAGGGCAAGGGGAGGGCCGAGGAATGCGAGGACCAGGCATACGGCAGGCAGCGAGAACCTGCGGTGCAGTTCAAGATAGAAAGCCAGTCTTTTTTTGTCCGTGTCTGCAATTTTTGACTGCGCCAGAAGCTGAGCAGGGGTGAACTCCATTTTTTTCGGCGCAGGCGATTCTCCCTCGAGGCTCAGGACCATATTGTATTTTTCGAAAAAGAGCTCAGTGGTCATTGTCCCGCGCATGAGGTTGATATACCCATCGGTAAGGT contains:
- a CDS encoding aminotransferase class IV, with the translated sequence MYIFLNDRVVPEHEATVSVFDHGFLYGDGIYETMRGYDGIVFMLDRHIERLNRSASLIQLTVPSPDVIREAVYETIRANALRSVYVRITVSRGKGPIGLDPALCPKPTFVVIAEDFREYPEKYYDEGVKFIVAKTRRNLIEALNPKIKSLNFLNNILAKIEAKEQGAYEALMLNADGLISEGTVCNIFFVRDNVLCTPSVEMGVLDGITRELVIDLAKETGMQVREGSFRPEDLFSASEVFFTNTTSEVMPVCQVNDVAYAPGKVAKRLRQLYRGRVEKAVRAE
- a CDS encoding DUF1957 domain-containing protein produces the protein MQKRPFRFITPSEFCAENRVLETVTPSASSWGKNGYSTVWLDPSNSWVYRHLKKASERMSALSRQHHKAEGLLQRALNQALRELLLAQASDWPFMMKMGSAAQFGEAKFREHINNFFALCRDIDRGTIRNAAVDSLEKKTGIFRDIDFRIYATKRVATAKVMY
- a CDS encoding LysR family transcriptional regulator — translated: MDDHKLKVFCTVAETKSFSKTSEIIHLTQPAVSLQIQALEEVYETKLFDRSSSTVTLTPAGEVLYKYAKDILSLYANAQKMIGELTGLVKGSISIGASSTIGNYVLPGVITDFKKTHPKIKIHLLVGNTKRVVEMLNSGNIDLGFVEGEVTRQKMVVEKILADELMLIVPAYHPWAKKKEISISELTKEPVIFREGGSGTRQMIEKFLAMHGLAPQAMKISMVLGSTEAIKEAVENGLGVSIISRWAARKENKYGTLNFLKIKEQKMMREFSLIANKSAVLTHAADEFLTYLKSYPFAKLLA
- a CDS encoding LptF/LptG family permease, which gives rise to MKIIQRLYLADFLRLLLLISLGLSLLFSLIDLIGKIDDFLPNKPSVGSLIFYAVYGIPRFFLYLLPMSVLICSLFTFSQAARRKEITAIRAAGGRMRDLFYPFVMTGAVLSIAAFAIGEFAVPDFAQRSAVLKIKLEGKEKKSALSDGTTWIKDRKGNPVKIELYIPEEKIAQNVSIFINGKDFLESVITAKRAIWQTEQQQWLFEEASQYDSKTGKTTKISRMNYPDLDSPDIFSKEMKASDEMGIAELYRYIQRLKNAGFSNMKLIVDLNSKVSFPLINAVMMLLGISLAGRARMGGGLFTAGLGLGVSLLYWFGYTFTLSIGYAGILPPFIASWLVPVLFGSASVYLFVTTPE